Proteins encoded in a region of the Mycobacterium branderi genome:
- a CDS encoding ferredoxin, protein MTIRLDRTVCDGFGICAKHAPKYFSLDDWGYASLIGDGTVAEEDHDAVMRALLDCPVHAIMEVGEHRPAGTHPPSAATVDDPAADVKAEDNEAEWGFTR, encoded by the coding sequence ATGACAATCCGCCTCGACCGCACGGTGTGCGACGGCTTCGGCATCTGCGCCAAACACGCGCCGAAGTATTTCTCGCTCGATGACTGGGGATACGCGTCGCTGATCGGCGACGGCACCGTCGCCGAGGAAGACCACGACGCCGTCATGCGCGCGCTGCTCGACTGCCCGGTGCACGCCATCATGGAGGTCGGCGAGCACCGGCCGGCCGGCACCCATCCCCCGTCGGCCGCAACCGTGGACGACCCCGCGGCCGACGTCAAAGCCGAGGACAACGAAGCGGAGTGGGGGTTCACCCGTTGA
- a CDS encoding thiolase C-terminal domain-containing protein, whose translation MTGRPLPLLTLDNEFFWKSGEDGTLRLQECTDCNALIHPPAPVCRYCRSHNMGVRAVSGRGTLAGFTVNHRFSLPDLPAPYVVAQVAIVEDPRVRLTTNIVDCDPDQLRLGQPVEVVFEQADDVWLPLFRPVAGQLAPLPVDEIAPARFGEHVRPMLSREKFEDKVALTGIGMSDIGRRLMVPPLQLTVQACEAAIADAGLTLDDIDGLSTYPGGGNLGGFGEGGVTALEAALGIRPVWHNGGIETFGPGGSVIAAMLAVAGGLARHVLCFRTLWEATYNELMKQGKIAPPGGRTASWQFPFGATSAAHTLAMNAQRHMHRYGTTKETLGWIALNQRANAELNPTAVYRSPMTMEDYLDARPITTPFGLYDCDVPCDGAIAVVVSAVDAARDLAKRPVLVEAVGTQIIERIDWDQSTLTHEPQVLGQSAHLWTRTSLRPDDVDVAELYDGFTMNCLSWIEALGFCGIGEAREFLDGGKNIARDGQLPLNTHGGQLSHGRTHGMGLLHEAISQLRGEAGARQVADARVGVVSSGGLTPSGVLLLRADT comes from the coding sequence TTGACCGGTCGCCCGCTGCCCCTGCTCACGCTGGACAACGAGTTCTTCTGGAAATCAGGCGAAGACGGCACGCTGCGGTTGCAGGAATGCACCGACTGCAACGCGCTGATCCATCCGCCCGCACCGGTGTGCCGGTATTGCCGCTCCCACAACATGGGAGTGCGGGCCGTGTCCGGTCGCGGCACACTGGCCGGCTTCACCGTCAACCACCGGTTCAGCCTGCCGGACCTGCCCGCGCCGTATGTGGTGGCCCAGGTGGCGATCGTCGAGGATCCGCGAGTCCGGTTGACCACCAACATCGTTGACTGCGATCCCGATCAACTGCGACTCGGCCAGCCGGTGGAGGTGGTCTTCGAGCAGGCCGACGACGTGTGGCTGCCGCTGTTCCGGCCGGTAGCAGGTCAGCTTGCCCCGTTGCCGGTCGACGAGATCGCGCCGGCGCGCTTCGGCGAGCATGTCCGCCCGATGCTGAGCCGCGAGAAGTTCGAGGACAAGGTCGCGCTCACCGGAATCGGCATGTCCGACATCGGGCGCCGGCTGATGGTGCCGCCGCTGCAGCTGACCGTGCAGGCCTGCGAGGCGGCGATCGCCGACGCCGGGCTCACCCTCGACGACATCGACGGCCTCTCAACGTATCCCGGCGGCGGCAACCTCGGCGGGTTCGGCGAAGGCGGGGTCACCGCGCTCGAAGCCGCGCTGGGTATTCGGCCGGTGTGGCACAACGGCGGCATCGAGACGTTCGGTCCCGGCGGGTCGGTGATCGCCGCGATGCTCGCGGTCGCCGGCGGCCTGGCCCGCCACGTGCTGTGCTTCCGCACGTTGTGGGAAGCCACGTACAACGAGTTGATGAAGCAGGGCAAAATTGCCCCGCCGGGCGGCCGCACCGCCAGCTGGCAGTTCCCGTTCGGCGCCACCTCGGCCGCGCACACGTTGGCGATGAACGCGCAGCGTCACATGCATCGGTACGGGACGACGAAGGAGACGCTGGGCTGGATTGCGTTGAACCAGCGCGCAAACGCCGAACTCAACCCCACGGCGGTCTACCGCTCGCCGATGACCATGGAGGACTACCTCGACGCGCGGCCGATCACCACACCGTTCGGGCTCTACGACTGCGACGTGCCGTGCGACGGGGCAATCGCCGTCGTCGTCTCCGCCGTCGATGCCGCCCGCGACCTGGCTAAGCGACCGGTGCTGGTGGAGGCGGTGGGAACGCAGATCATCGAGCGGATCGACTGGGACCAAAGCACTTTGACGCATGAGCCGCAGGTACTCGGTCAGTCCGCGCACCTGTGGACGCGTACTTCGCTGCGGCCCGACGACGTCGACGTCGCCGAGCTGTACGACGGGTTCACGATGAACTGCCTGTCCTGGATCGAGGCGCTCGGCTTCTGCGGGATCGGTGAGGCCCGCGAGTTTTTGGACGGCGGCAAGAACATCGCCCGCGACGGTCAGCTGCCGCTCAACACCCACGGCGGTCAGCTGTCTCACGGGCGCACCCACGGCATGGGCCTGCTGCACGAGGCCATCAGCCAGCTGCGCGGCGAGGCGGGCGCGCGCCAGGTTGCCGACGCCCGCGTCGGCGTGGTCAGCAGCGGGGGCCTGACACCCAGCGGGGTGCTGCTGTTGCGGGCCGACACATGA